A stretch of DNA from Carettochelys insculpta isolate YL-2023 chromosome 18, ASM3395843v1, whole genome shotgun sequence:
CATCAGTGAGacgtgatttccctttacagaaaccatgttgactttggCTCAACACATTATGTTCTTCTCCACGTCTGACaactttattctttactattgttttgatTAATTTGCTGGGtatgacattagacttactggtctgtaattgccagggttgcGAGCCCCTTTTTAAAtatcagcatctgaagaagtgagtctgtgctcacgaaagctcatgctcaaaacttttctgttagtctataaggtgccacaggacccttcattgctgttacagatccagactaacacggctacccctccaatactttttaaatattggcattgttagctgtcttccagtctttgggtacagaagctgatttaaaggttaggttacaaatcacaattaataattctgcaatttcacattcaagttctttcagaacccttgggtgaatgccatccagtcccgatgatttgttactgttaagtttttctgtttgttccaaaaccacctctaatgacacttcagtctgggacagttcctcagattcatcacccacaaaggacagtgcaggtttgggaatctggAGTTTGGCTGATGGAATGGGGCTTACTATTATACAGCAGTAGCATTAAGAGGAgtaatctccctaacatcctcaccTGTGAAGACTGAACCatagaaatcatttagtctctctgcaatggctttatcatccttgattgcgtTATAGTTGTATTCCTAAAAATGCTACTTTAAGCGAAACAATGTTAAGTGAATCCAATTTCTCCATAAGAATTAATGCGTATGAGGGGCTAGGTTCCAGGGAATTTTTTTTCAGCAGAGAAAAGGCAGTATAGAAGTATATGGTGGAAGTTGTAAACCATCTGGTACTGTACCTAGCAATGATGATTGGGAAACTTGATTTAGGTGATGGAGTCAGGGAGTAGAGTATATCCTAGGGAATGTCTTGCTACTAAATGAGGAGTCAGCATACAACTGAGTCCTCCAGAGTTAACATATTAATGTAGCCTCATTCGAGAGGCCAAGCAGTAGTTGGGAACCATAATAGACGCAGGGCAGTAAATGCAAATGGCTCCCGGCAGAAACTGAACGTGAACCTATGCTGTCCTGCTGCAGTACACCTCTCTCCTCCCAAAGGTGCATACGGAGCTGcacagtgctgagggctgtgtgggagagagagagacactgggCGGGTGGGTGCTTGAGAGAAGTGGACAGTACACTGCCTTTATAAGTAGACTAGGAAGTCCAGACACAAGACTGTGGCTGTGCTCTGGAGGTGGGGCACAGAGTGGGGAGCTTTATTGGGCATAGAGGAACATCCTGATACCAGCACCCCCTCTCACCTCCTTGCACAGCTAGCAGAAGGATCATGGGAGGAGCTCCAAGGCAGAAGCAGTAGGGCAATGAGGGGGAGAGTCAGGTGAAATGCAGTGGTTGAGCTGTATACCTTTTGGGAAATTTAGAGGAGCTGATGGTGTGGGAGGGATGCCTCTATTAAAGCCATCTAAGGCTGCCTGGAGTCTACATTAGCCATTTACAGTAACAGGTAAAATATTGTTAGTTCTCCATGCCCCCTagccaccatggctgctgctcacactATTTTCAGTGCCATAAAGGTTTCCTCCTCTTAATGCTACTGGTGTATAATAGTAAGCCCCATTCCATCAGCAGAACTCCACTTGTACACCATTAGCAGAAATGCAACCACTAAGATAATTCAAGTGCAATATTCAGCACTGGCAGCCACCCTGGTTTGTACAATATGGGGCAGGCAGAAGGTAGTTATAGCTAGTTCCTGTCACCCCATGTACAAAACACTTGATTGGATTGCTTTTAAAGGAACAGGGTAGTTACTGCTTTTACATGCACTACTTCATCATACTCCTAATGTAAGCAGAAGAGGGTTAGCATACTAATGCAGAACTCCAGCCcaataaatttaaaacaaatgtctCACTTTTCAAGAGCCATAGGGCTCACAGATGTGATAACACTCCAGGCACATGTGCTACTTACAACCCCTTAGTTCTAACCTTTACTCCCTGGTTAGGCCTGATTTAAATGCAGCTCATGCCACCTGTCTGAAAGGAAAACAGTGCTTCTCACTATACAGAAGGGCAtttgaaaattaatattaattaaaacCAATGCTGCTGAGGTAGTCATCCTGAACAAGTGCATATCTGTCCTCAAGCAAAGGTTTGTCTAAGATGTAACAAATATACAGCCCCAGAGCCAAAACTGGGTAATTCAGTACTCTAATTACACAGCAAAAATGAGGTTTCCTTTAAATAAGGTTAAAGCATTGAGTACAATCCAGGGGAAGTGAAACATGGGTTTGATAGTTGGAGGAATAACTAACTAAAATGCTGTTACAAACATTGGAGATGGTTTTTGCTTAGAAATGTCAGCAAGCTATTTTCTATTTATGGCTACTGCTCCCCTGTGTACTTtgggggtaggtctacacagcagttattttgaaataactaacctagcatctaTACAAaagaactgctattttgaaattatttcaaaataggtaaacttcaGTCTATGTGGAACAGTATGCAATAACTCTTACAGAACagctaattttgaagtagggtaGTTGTGTAGATATAACcttggtttccaagtggagcccTATGTGGATTCAAAATTGGTATCAGTCTTTGCAAAAGTGATCTGCAGATACATCCCCATTTGCAGGATTCTAGATAAAAAAAAGTGTATGTATCCCCATCCACAAAAGTGAGCTGCAGCTGTAAATAAGCATGGCCCTAAAGCAGAGTTGCAGGGCTCCATTTCTGAGTTATAAAAAGAACATTAGCAGGCAGAAGCAAAACACTGACCAAGGCCTTCAGCTGTATAAATGCTTCCACTTCTTTTGGGCTACACTAAAAAACTTATTACTTCCCAAACTAGTGCTCCAGGAGTAAGGCTTTGTATGCCACACTAAACACCTACACATCTTGTAGTCAAGAAAAGGCCCTTGTTTACAGACTGACCCTGGGTGGGGATGAACTGGACATACACATACAAGAGGTATGGATGAATGAGTTTATTAGTTTAACAAAGCATTGACACAACAGGGATAGATCCTTAAGTCCATCATGGTTTATGCCACAGCTAGAGGTGATGGTCTCTGGCTCAGATTGGTTCAGTCAGAAGCCCCCTTTCATTCTTGGTATCTTGCAGCTGAAGAGTTTGCCCAGGAGGATACAGGTATGCAGCACAGCTACTGCAGCTGTCCCTTTACTTTTCCTGTATCTCATAATTGTGCTTGATGTGTTTCCACAGTTTCTgcaggtgggggggaaaaaaaaaaaaatcttatgcaTGTCTCCCCCAGATCCTGGGCTGGAGTTTTTCTTTAAAGGAAATACTAAGTGAGGGTAGATACACGGACATTTCCTGTCACTTCTGCCCTGTTTGTCTAGCCTTTGACAAGCATATCCTATGCATTGGCACTGGTTTAGGTGACCGCTTTGGCACATCCACACAATACCTTACTCTGAAGCAAGTTCTGGGACAATGTCAAGAGAAGGACATGCACTGCAACATGGAGGTTAGGATAACTGATTCACACCTCCCATGAAGATGCCTCTTGCAGGGGACTGGCAGAATGACACAATACCCCTTTTGTCTCTCAAGTCACAGCACACCTGCTATTTTTTCCTTCTATTAATATCCCTTTTTGCATTTAGAGGGATATTTGATGTCTCTCCGCCACATCTTTTCTCCCAAGTGAGTGCCTCATGAGCAGCCAGGAGCTATGGACCACTGCCTCAGCTTGGTCCCCCTACTTGAGATCTACATTAAGTAAGCCACCGGAGTAAAGAGAATAGAGATCGTTTTCAGGGGTGTTTTTTTAACCACACACACAGGGGAGCAGTCGAGGGTCATACCACTTTGCAGGTTCCTCCCACTACCCTATTCTGTAACCTTGCAGGTTAAGAAACACCAAACTGttgcagcatctgggtccccattCATACTGAGGAAAAGCCACTTGAGTCAATTCAAGCAGGACTCAAAGTAAGATCTCTGGGCCTAGTAGCACAATCAATTGGTACAATACATACTTGATGCCCGTTTGTGAGCAGAAAGAGTCGTGTTATTCCTAACGTCCACGCTAGACAAGCCAGTTTACTGTTTAACGTGACTTCTCCTCGAGGAGATGGGCAGCAGCAACGCTGGATTTAAGGAGTATCTACACCGCTGCACTGCTCACGTGAGAGTAGGCAAAAACAAAGACACCCTAATTCCAGCTGGGCTTTAGAGGTCTCCCTGGGCGCCAGGCTCCCAGGGCGGCCGCGGAGACACGCGCCTGACGCTGGGCACGCTCGGTGCTCCTGCAGTTAACACACAcgttgaacctccctcatccgCAGGAAGTTCCCGGATCCGGGCGAGCGGGGCGCGCGCCCAGGCCCCAGCCCGGGCTCTCGGGGTTTACCCCACAGCCCGCTGAGCGGCGGGAGTGCCGGGGACGGGCCAGGCAGCACCGACCGCCGCCCTGCGGCTCAAGGGCGGTCACCCGCCTCCCGCTGCAGGCGCTGGGAGCCGCGCGGTCACCGGGACCCCGGGCAGCCGGGGACGCCGCCGCTGGCGCTCCGCTGCCGAGGagggccccggccccggccgcaCTCGGCGGCGGCTCAGCCCGCACGGAGCTGCGCCCCTTGCCCGCGGCCTGAGGCGCGGCCCCgaggagcggagcggagcggagcgggcccggcccggccctcaggCTCACCCCGCGGTTGAGGCGCGCGTAGAAGGCGTCGGCGGCCTGGTCGAAGGCGCGCTCGAAGAGCACCGCGCCCAGCACGATGGTGAGGGCGAAGGTGGAGGTGCGGCGGAAGAACACCGCGTACAGCCGCGAGCCCAGCGGCATCTTGTCCTCCGCGGCCTCGGGCGCAGCGCACAGAGCAGCGGCCTCCGCCCGGAAGTTAAAACGGCGCGTCCTGCCGCGAGGCACCCTGGGACTTGCAGTGCGGCCTCGCGCCGCCCTCCGCGCGGGAGGGGCCGCCCCGAACTGCATTTCCCAGCGTGCGCAGCGCTCCGCCTCCGCGGACACTTCCGGCGGGGTTGCGAATCCTCCGGCCCGGCGGGGGGCGCTGCAGAGCGGCGGGGACGCGTACAGCTGGTGAGTGCTCTCGGCGGGgccgggcagggccgggccgggccgctcgCGCCCGTGGTGCCGGTGCCGCTGCTCGGGATGTGGTGTCGCCCCCCGCCCGGTGCGATCGCCCGTTGCCGCCGCCCCAGTACAGCGCGGGGCTCATTGTAGTAGGGGAGCGATCGCCCATTgttccccccctgccccagtacaGCGCGGGGCTCATTGTAGTAGGGGAGCGATCGCCCAttgttccccccccgccccagtacaGCGCGGGGCTCATTGTAGTAGGGGAGCGATCGCCCATTgttccccccctgccccagtacaGCGCGGGGCTCATTGTAGTAGGGGAGCGATCGCCCAttgttccccccccgccccagtacaGCGCGGGGCTCATTGTAGTAGGGGAGCGATCGCCCATTgttccccccctgccccagtacaGCGCGGGGCTCATTGTAGTAGGGGAGCGATCGCCCATTgttccccccctgccccagtacaGCGCGGGGCTCATTGTAGTAGGGGAGCGATCGCCCATTgttccccccctgccccagtacaGCGCGGGGCTCATTGTAGTAGGGGAGCGATCGCCCATTgttccccccctgccccagtacaGCGCGGGGCTCATTGTAGTAGGGGAGCGATCGCCCAttgttccccccccgccccagtacaGCGCGGGGCTCATTGTAGTAGGGGAGCGATCGCCCATTGTTCCCCCCCTACCCCAGTACAGCGCGGGGCTCATTGTAGTAGGGGAGCGATCGCCcattgttccccccaccccattacaGTGAGCTTGTAATCCTGTAATTAaactggttaggtccaatgatgatatctccagaataaatgtgtggacaaagttggcaatggggtttgttgcatggaaaagTTCCACTTCAAGATaagcccaagaaggtcaataccAGAACACCACTTACTATCTATAGCTCCCGGCTCTAACCCCTGCAGCACATCATCAACAACCTAAACCTAAACCGGAACATGGTGCTATGCTCCCAGAGATCttaggtgagaggcctgttctctgctaTGGACAACCACTTAATCTCGGGGAAATTCCTACTAGCAACcacagaccacaccacagtaatactaatcctggaatttttccttgcaacaagccctgttgcccaTTTTatctacatatttattctggagataccatcgctgGTCCTAACCAGGTTAACTAAAAAGAAGAATGGAAAATTCCCTTTAAAACTTCTGTTTCTCTCCCTGGATTTCTATTGAATGAGCATCTCAACTAAGTTTTGAATGGATCTTAAAAACTGACACTTGCTCTGTGTTTCAATCATGTCAGCAACCTGGAAATGGAGTCCTGGCTGCCGAGTCATTTGCCTTTGATCTTTCACGCAGCTGCTTTTGAGATCAGGGAAGGTTTCTAGTGTGGACCAAGGCTTCTGTCTGTGCCAGACACACAGAAAACTGGAAAGTTGTCCAGGAGGTTTGAACACACCACTCCCAATGGGTAATGGGGATTAAGTACACCGCTTTAATAGGTGGTGTTGAAAACTCAGCCATACTTTTTCAGAGGTTACTGCTGAGCATCACTTCTCTTAAGGCAGTCTTCTAAATAAGCCTGTGAAGTTTTCCCATTTGGCTGGCTTTTGATCACAGTTATGCTGGTGTGACTTCTGGCTAAATCTGTTGAAATTGTTGGAGTTGTTATGGACTTACACAGGTGTAAATGCAATAAGAATCTGGCCCTTTTCAGCATGGGGAGAGGCTGGCAGACTCCACTGGTTTCACTTGTTACTATGGTGATCCAAGCATATTTAAATTGGCAGCTGGGTCTCATAAGCTTGACACTGGGTTTAATTGACTTCACATCTGCCTAGATAACCAAGGTGGCTAAAATGGCCCAGAGGCTAGATTATGAGGAAGCAGGAAATTGAGAAGGAGGCCCAGAAGCAATTTTCAGAATCCTGTACAAAAAATACCAGTTACACTCCAAAAACAAATCTGACCAATGTTCTTGTCTGCGTCACCTTCTGTCTCCCCGGGGTAGGCATGGACTTGTAAATCAAACTCGTGAGCATCCCCTTAGAAATGAAAGGTGTGAAATTATACAAGTGATCTCTTCAGGCCCCCAGCCATGTGGGTCTGCCAACTGCTGCACTGGTTGGATTGtgctgctgctttttgaaagggtGGCTCTGCAAAGGTTTTGAAGTGGAACAATATGACTTTAAAGTGGGTTGAAGTCCAACGCACCTGTTCAGGGGTGGCTCCCCCGACACCCCCTTGGCATGGATTCAATTGCAGATAGTACATGAAGAGAAAAGCCAGGTTAAAATTATTAAGGAGACTTGTCGACTCGTGTTTTTAGTAGTGCAGGTTATTAAAACCCAACAAACTCTTTTAAAAAGCTGTCTGGTTACTACGTGTTGATGCTTCTCTCAGGGGAAGAATGGCAATAGGTTAGTCAATAGTGCTTTTGGTCCTAGTCATTTTCAATTTGATTCCCAGGCCCTTGCCCTGTGCTGAAGAGTCTAGAGTGCATTCACCACAGAGGATTGTTAAAATCCAAACAAATAACTGTTGTAAGTTAAAATATTTATTGCTTTTAACACgagtaaaaacaaacattttatgttTAAAATCACCTTATTATTGTGAAGTATCTGGTGACTCTCTAATGGACCTTTCTTACCGTTTTTTTTATGCATAGATGGGCTTGTGAAAAAGTTCAGGAGCCAGTACAGCTGGGAACACAAGGTGTGTCAAAGTAACATTTGCCGAGAGGCAAGACGAAGGAGATTAAGGTGGGGATATGCTAAGCCTGTGTGGTATAAGGCAGCGTTCATCCCTAGCTAGATCAGCACTGGACTAGGCGCTGCCAGTGGTTTATCATCTGGGGTCAGAGGCTCGCTAACTCCTGGGATGATCCTGCCTCCCCAGGGTATCTGCTTCAGTGCTCAGGGGCTGCTTGGCAGCTGGTGGTGTTTCCCTGGCCTCACTGTCAATGATCGGGACTCCCTGCAGCAGATATCTAGTCAGGTAGGAGCAGTGCCATACATGGGCTTTAGGCTGGGCGTGGAAGCACGATTGTCCTGCTGCTGGTTTTGTCGCCCCTGTGGCTTTGCATCCTTGTGGTTGCCCTGCTCACCGTGTCTCGTGGAGGAGGTGTGTATAGCTGGAGTCCCACTGCTTAGGGAGCAAGTCCCCACGGAGGGGGATGGAAGCCCCCGTGGAGCAGCGCTGAGCGTTGTCCGGCAGGCCACTGCACTTGGCGCAGCCGTGTCACAGGGGAGGGGGGTAGTTTCAATTAACTTGTGTCACCCCTTCCTCTCTATCCCTCTCCAGTGTTCACCTTCTGAGGGTCCTTGTCCTTGGGAAGCAGCAGCTATACGTGTTTCCCTGGGACACGCGAGGCCCCTGACATCTGCCTGAAGCTATGTTCTGGGCCAGAGTGGAGATAAATGGGGAAGAGATATTTCTGCGACTACTGCGACCGATCCTTTCAAGACAACCTCCACAACAGGAAGAAGCACTTGAATGGGGTGCAGCACCTGCGGGCCAAGAAGGCCTGGTATGACCTCTTCCGAGGTGGGTCCTGCCCGCGGAGCTGGACCTTCTGCTCCCTGAAGGGTGGTTGTGGGAGGCAGTGAGGAGATGAGGCTGGATTAGCGTCAGTGACCTCTGTGCAGCACCCTTCAGCCCACTGTGTCGCAGGAGGCCTCCCAGGCCTGGTGATCTGACTGCCAAATTGTTCCTGAGGTGGCAGTGCCGCCCCGGGAGGACTCCTGGGTCAGGTGAGATGGGGAGAGCCGGAAGATCTGCTGCAAATGGTAGGAGTGCAAAGGAGAGGGCTTGTGCGCCAGCGCTGGTGAGGCTGAGAGAGGAGGCATGTGCTGGGCTGAGTTAGGAGGCTTATGAAGCCCCCgtggagctggaggaggcagggatGTGTGACAGGGATAAAGGGTGCTGCTTGCTGCCTGGGGTTCCCCGGCCATGGGGAACATGGGCAGGCTCGGGGgcaggtggcactgaggaggcAGACGTGGGTGTGGATGATGCAGCTGCAGTCCAGAAGCAGCCTTAAGGCCTTGGGGCAGTCACACGGCCTTCACTGGGCTCCCGTGAGCCAGGAGTTAAGGCCAGGGAACAAGTCGCCCTGCtcgctgggctgctgcagcctggtgctgagGGGCAGCAAGTTTGCCCAGTACAGTTTGGGTTGCAAAACTGGAAGTGACTGTATTGCTGagcctggaaggaacctcagcaCTAGCCAGGGTCCTACTGGGGTCGCTGGTAGCAAGGCCAGCAGCCTACCAGCCTTACCCCGTTGTTTGTTCCCAGGCCTGTCTTGCACTAGCGTCCCGGTGCTTGGCAGGGGTTGCCTTTCCTTGGCTAGCACAGGTTCCCTGTCTCCAGACTGAACACAGCCCTGGCATTCgcagctgcagcttccattgaACACTGAGGGATTCCCCTCCAGCAGGACTCCAGTTGGCTCTCCGGGCAGATTCACTGCTGGGGGTTTCAAAGGGACAGCCTCAGCAGTCATTAAGGGTCACTTTTCACGCACTGCAGGCCCAGCGTCCAGACCTGCTGCACGCTTCCTGTTACTGCCAGTTTGAACCAGAGCCTGCGCCTGCCTGTGTGCTTCGCAGACCGCCCTGGCTCTGGCCTCGCGCTGGTTTTCTGCTGGGTGGCGGAAGCGCGTGGCAGAAAGAACACAAGCTCTTCTGAAGCTAGTGAGATACTGGAGCCTGCAGACAAGGCACATGTTAGTCCTCAGCTGCTCTGTAGCAAGCGTTCCAGGGTTGCTGCACACCAGGCAGCTAGCCTGCGTGCGATTCCCATGAGCTGCAGGCCTGGTGCAGGACAACCTTCCCGCAAATGGCCAACGTGTACGTGGGGTTTGAGATGCCCTGCTCATTCCCCCTTTTCCTTCCTTGCCcccccagatgctgctgctgtcctgctAGAGGAGCAGAGCAAGAAGCCCTGCAGGAAGTTTCTGCAAACAGGTGAGTTAATGAAGTGTTTTGCACAATGATAATGAGGGTGTGCTGTCTCTGTTTGCTGGGTCAGTGCCTCTCTGGGTTGGCCTGGCTCCTATGGGCCCAACAGCTGCTGGGTGCACTGGTGCAGACAACCGCATGGAAAGGGAAGCCTGGAGGTGGGCTGTGCAGGCATATGGGGGAGACCAGGCCTGTTCCTCTGATACCTGGAGAGAGCCCTAATCTGCCTGATGTGGCTCCTGTTCCAGGGCAGTGCGACTTCGGGTTCAACTGCAGGTTCTCCCACCTGACTGAGGAGGATCTGGAGAAGCTGAACGCACAGGTGCAAGGTGAGTGATGGGCAGAGGGAGGTGCGAACGCAGCACTGCCGCGTGAGAAGGCCCGGGAGCCCTGGCTTCAGTGTTGGTAGGGCACAAGGAGTGCAGAGGACCAAGTGGGCAGTGACAGCCTGGGGGACTAGGCAGCTGCACGGAACgatcctgctggccccagcccctcctcggcATCCTTGCCCGTAACACTACTGGAGAAAGGGCCCCTTCCTATGTGGGTTCTTTCCCTGATGCTCTGGCTCAGGGAGAGACTGGTGTGTGTTactgctcagagctgcagcccaGTAATGGGCCTCAGACAGCAGCTTTCTGGGCCCTGTGGTGCCCTGCAGCATGGCTGGGAGTGGTTTTGTTAGCCAGCTGTATGAGTtgtctccaggagggggcactAGTGCATCACATCCCCCCAGACTTTGTgatcccccactgcccctccccacaattGGAGGGAAACAGCTTAGCTGGCTCctctgcagggcaggcacaggGGCCTGGAGTCCGGGTTTCAGTTCTGGGGCTGTGGGACTTGGCATGGGGAAGGGGCCTAGACAGCGGTTGCGTCCCTTGGCCAGTCTGTGGGGGAGGCCAGGTGAGCCCAGGTGATCCCCaagcagaagagggctgctgCAAGGCCCCGGGACATCACACCCTCTATAGGGTAAGACCCAGGGCCAAGATTTGCTGCTGTCACCAAGCCATTGGCTTGCCCAGTTCCAGGCGAGCTCAAGCATTGCTCTGATTGCCATGCAGCGGGGGCAGCTCATGCTGGCAAAGAGGTCCTGTTTGGGACGGGGGGTTGTTCCTTGGGGACTTCAGTGGGGATCAAGTTCAGAGAAGGCAGCTTTGTTCTAGatctgcaggagcaggagggaggcaCCTCCaagctggccctggctgctgctgtgtcaGACACCCGTCCCCGGGGCTTCTCTGCAAATCGCTCACTGAACCACACGGGCAGGCAGCAAAACTCCCTCTGCTGGagagagccagctggggctgctgaccaccccacacccagcaaGGCAGTGCCCACCGTGCCACCtcgcccctcttctctctgctcctgcctgcctcagcAGAACCTTAGTGACCCTCTTTGCTGCAGGGTCTAGCGGGGGCTGCCCAGGAAGTCAGTGCACCTGAAGAAAACTGCAGACCTGCAGCCCCTTAAGGCTGTTGATAGTTGTGTAacagcagctgtctggagtggagccatggggcagggcaggacctgTCAGAACTGTTTGCCAAGTGCATTTTTCATTGCTCAGGTGAAAGTGAGTTGACTGGCCAAGTTGCCTCTGTGGAACCCTTGTTCTTGGCTTTACAAACTTAAGCCTTGAATTAAAGCAATTCCTCTGCAAGGAGCGAGCAGCCTTGACGGCTCTTATCCAGACCTGGCAGTACTGGGCGGAGAGCAGGTTATGTTCCTGGCTTTGGGGCTGTGCTcacctggctcctgggagcagaTCCAGTGCTGTCAGGCTGAGTGAAGGCTGACCACGTGAGATGGGTTGTTCTCTGCTGAGCAACCCAGGGTGGCTGAGTGGGACTGGCTGGAGATGGTTTTCAAGGCTGGGAAGGGTGGTGGGATCTGGTAACATGGAAAACATGAGTAGCCAGAGAACGCAGCTGGCACAAGTCAGCGCTGCACTGTGTGCAGAGTCCAGTCAGAAGGTCGGAGTCACAGGCACAGGACAGATGCTGGAGCTGTGTTTGCAGAATGGAGCCAGCTgccaggagagatgcagggacACTGAATATAGTGGTGTTAATGCCAGAGCTCAGGGGAGAACAGACTGCA
This window harbors:
- the UQCR10 gene encoding cytochrome b-c1 complex subunit 9, producing MQFGAAPPARRAARGRTASPRVPRGRTRRFNFRAEAAALCAAPEAAEDKMPLGSRLYAVFFRRTSTFALTIVLGAVLFERAFDQAADAFYARLNRGKLWKHIKHNYEIQEK
- the ZMAT5 gene encoding zinc finger matrin-type protein 5, producing the protein MGKRYFCDYCDRSFQDNLHNRKKHLNGVQHLRAKKAWYDLFRDAAAVLLEEQSKKPCRKFLQTGQCDFGFNCRFSHLTEEDLEKLNAQVQEERRLKEEGAEIPAGTAEEWLERRAKRLSLAQSSSSLMEKTLVFQYPPGWPPIQDLPPSLQAPPPGGWPVPPSLQWG